Proteins encoded within one genomic window of Arachis ipaensis cultivar K30076 chromosome B08, Araip1.1, whole genome shotgun sequence:
- the LOC107614015 gene encoding GEM-like protein 2 isoform X1: protein MNNHTEIPITTNSNNINNPNNPYVHISPAPPSSASNNNNRECPNQTLDSICDGFNRCSRTVEKAARHAENMVDNFWNHIRISSSPADAAMARIVQGTRALTNGGSDKLFQQTFGFVPGERLLKPFACYISTTSGPVIGTLYVSNKRVAFCSDYPICHHPMSFQHHRSSCIYYKVRMSRLHSMGAAFSQTLYDTDMYPTNRHTTQVVLELPQVSTVSPSTNRFNPSEKYIQIVSVDGYEFYFMGFISYDMALKTLNEALHQFHNYSGGNGRLQLQ from the exons ATGAATAATCACACAGAGATTCCGATCACAACTAACAGCAACAACATCAACAACCCCAACAACCCTTATGTTCATATCTCCCCTGCTCCTCCTTCCTCTGCATCAAACAACAACAACCGTGAGT GTCCTAATCAAACATTGGATTCAATATGTGATGGATTTAACCGCTGCAGCAGGACGGTTGAAAAAGCTGCTAGACATGCAGAAAACATGGTTGATAATTTCTGGAACCATA TAAGAATAAGTTCAAGTCCAGCAGATGCAGCAATGGCAAGAATTGTTCAAGGAACAAGGGCACTCACAAATGGAGGATCTGACAAACTGTTTCAACAAACATTTGGGTTTGTACCAGGAGAGAGGCTATTGAAGCCATTTGCATGCTACATATCAACAACATCTGGACCTGTGATTGGAACACTTTATGTGTCCAATAAAAGAGTTGCATTTTGCAGTGACTATCCAATTTGTCACCATCCCATGTCCTTTCAGCACCATAGATCCTCCTGTATTTACTATAAG GTTAGGATGTCTAGATTACACTCTATGGGTGCGGCCTTTTCCCAGACACTCTATGACACAGATATGTATCCTACAAATAGACATACAACACAG GTTGTATTGGAGCTGCCTCAGGTAAGCACAGTGAGCCCTTCCACAAACAGATTCAACCCTTCAGAAAAATACATCCAAATTGTGTCAGTTGATGGTTATGAGTTCTACTTCATGGGGTTTATATCATATGACATGGCTCTCAAGACTCTCAATGAGGCACTGCATCAATTTCACAACTATTCCGGTGGAAATGGAAGGCTTCAGCTACAGTGA
- the LOC107614015 gene encoding GEM-like protein 2 isoform X3 gives MNNHTEIPITTNSNNINNPNNPYVHISPAPPSSASNNNNRECPNQTLDSICDGFNRCSRTVEKAARHAENMVDNFWNHIRISSSPADAAMARIVQGTRALTNGGSDKLFQQTFGFVPGERLLKPFACYISTTSGPVIGTLYVSNKRVAFCSDYPICHHPMSFQHHRSSCIYYKVVLELPQVSTVSPSTNRFNPSEKYIQIVSVDGYEFYFMGFISYDMALKTLNEALHQFHNYSGGNGRLQLQ, from the exons ATGAATAATCACACAGAGATTCCGATCACAACTAACAGCAACAACATCAACAACCCCAACAACCCTTATGTTCATATCTCCCCTGCTCCTCCTTCCTCTGCATCAAACAACAACAACCGTGAGT GTCCTAATCAAACATTGGATTCAATATGTGATGGATTTAACCGCTGCAGCAGGACGGTTGAAAAAGCTGCTAGACATGCAGAAAACATGGTTGATAATTTCTGGAACCATA TAAGAATAAGTTCAAGTCCAGCAGATGCAGCAATGGCAAGAATTGTTCAAGGAACAAGGGCACTCACAAATGGAGGATCTGACAAACTGTTTCAACAAACATTTGGGTTTGTACCAGGAGAGAGGCTATTGAAGCCATTTGCATGCTACATATCAACAACATCTGGACCTGTGATTGGAACACTTTATGTGTCCAATAAAAGAGTTGCATTTTGCAGTGACTATCCAATTTGTCACCATCCCATGTCCTTTCAGCACCATAGATCCTCCTGTATTTACTATAAG GTTGTATTGGAGCTGCCTCAGGTAAGCACAGTGAGCCCTTCCACAAACAGATTCAACCCTTCAGAAAAATACATCCAAATTGTGTCAGTTGATGGTTATGAGTTCTACTTCATGGGGTTTATATCATATGACATGGCTCTCAAGACTCTCAATGAGGCACTGCATCAATTTCACAACTATTCCGGTGGAAATGGAAGGCTTCAGCTACAGTGA
- the LOC107614015 gene encoding GEM-like protein 2 isoform X5 produces MNNHTEIPITTNSNNINNPNNPYVHISPAPPSSASNNNNRECPNQTLDSICDGFNRCSRTVEKAARHAENMVDNFWNHIRISSSPADAAMARIVQGTRALTNGGSDKLFQQTFGFVPGERLLKPFACYISTTSGPVIGTLYVSNKRVAFCSDYPICHHPMSFQHHRSSCIYYKVTGSRRESATDVIIRLGCLDYTLWVRPFPRHSMTQICILQIDIQHRLYWSCLR; encoded by the exons ATGAATAATCACACAGAGATTCCGATCACAACTAACAGCAACAACATCAACAACCCCAACAACCCTTATGTTCATATCTCCCCTGCTCCTCCTTCCTCTGCATCAAACAACAACAACCGTGAGT GTCCTAATCAAACATTGGATTCAATATGTGATGGATTTAACCGCTGCAGCAGGACGGTTGAAAAAGCTGCTAGACATGCAGAAAACATGGTTGATAATTTCTGGAACCATA TAAGAATAAGTTCAAGTCCAGCAGATGCAGCAATGGCAAGAATTGTTCAAGGAACAAGGGCACTCACAAATGGAGGATCTGACAAACTGTTTCAACAAACATTTGGGTTTGTACCAGGAGAGAGGCTATTGAAGCCATTTGCATGCTACATATCAACAACATCTGGACCTGTGATTGGAACACTTTATGTGTCCAATAAAAGAGTTGCATTTTGCAGTGACTATCCAATTTGTCACCATCCCATGTCCTTTCAGCACCATAGATCCTCCTGTATTTACTATAAG GTCACGGGATCAAGACGTGAATCAGCCACTGATGTAATTATCAGGTTAGGATGTCTAGATTACACTCTATGGGTGCGGCCTTTTCCCAGACACTCTATGACACAGATATGTATCCTACAAATAGACATACAACACAG GTTGTATTGGAGCTGCCTCAGGTAA
- the LOC107614015 gene encoding GEM-like protein 2 isoform X2 yields the protein MNNHTEIPITTNSNNINNPNNPYVHISPAPPSSASNNNNRPNQTLDSICDGFNRCSRTVEKAARHAENMVDNFWNHIRISSSPADAAMARIVQGTRALTNGGSDKLFQQTFGFVPGERLLKPFACYISTTSGPVIGTLYVSNKRVAFCSDYPICHHPMSFQHHRSSCIYYKVRMSRLHSMGAAFSQTLYDTDMYPTNRHTTQVVLELPQVSTVSPSTNRFNPSEKYIQIVSVDGYEFYFMGFISYDMALKTLNEALHQFHNYSGGNGRLQLQ from the exons ATGAATAATCACACAGAGATTCCGATCACAACTAACAGCAACAACATCAACAACCCCAACAACCCTTATGTTCATATCTCCCCTGCTCCTCCTTCCTCTGCATCAAACAACAACAACC GTCCTAATCAAACATTGGATTCAATATGTGATGGATTTAACCGCTGCAGCAGGACGGTTGAAAAAGCTGCTAGACATGCAGAAAACATGGTTGATAATTTCTGGAACCATA TAAGAATAAGTTCAAGTCCAGCAGATGCAGCAATGGCAAGAATTGTTCAAGGAACAAGGGCACTCACAAATGGAGGATCTGACAAACTGTTTCAACAAACATTTGGGTTTGTACCAGGAGAGAGGCTATTGAAGCCATTTGCATGCTACATATCAACAACATCTGGACCTGTGATTGGAACACTTTATGTGTCCAATAAAAGAGTTGCATTTTGCAGTGACTATCCAATTTGTCACCATCCCATGTCCTTTCAGCACCATAGATCCTCCTGTATTTACTATAAG GTTAGGATGTCTAGATTACACTCTATGGGTGCGGCCTTTTCCCAGACACTCTATGACACAGATATGTATCCTACAAATAGACATACAACACAG GTTGTATTGGAGCTGCCTCAGGTAAGCACAGTGAGCCCTTCCACAAACAGATTCAACCCTTCAGAAAAATACATCCAAATTGTGTCAGTTGATGGTTATGAGTTCTACTTCATGGGGTTTATATCATATGACATGGCTCTCAAGACTCTCAATGAGGCACTGCATCAATTTCACAACTATTCCGGTGGAAATGGAAGGCTTCAGCTACAGTGA
- the LOC107614015 gene encoding GEM-like protein 2 isoform X4: MNNHTEIPITTNSNNINNPNNPYVHISPAPPSSASNNNNRPNQTLDSICDGFNRCSRTVEKAARHAENMVDNFWNHIRISSSPADAAMARIVQGTRALTNGGSDKLFQQTFGFVPGERLLKPFACYISTTSGPVIGTLYVSNKRVAFCSDYPICHHPMSFQHHRSSCIYYKVVLELPQVSTVSPSTNRFNPSEKYIQIVSVDGYEFYFMGFISYDMALKTLNEALHQFHNYSGGNGRLQLQ; this comes from the exons ATGAATAATCACACAGAGATTCCGATCACAACTAACAGCAACAACATCAACAACCCCAACAACCCTTATGTTCATATCTCCCCTGCTCCTCCTTCCTCTGCATCAAACAACAACAACC GTCCTAATCAAACATTGGATTCAATATGTGATGGATTTAACCGCTGCAGCAGGACGGTTGAAAAAGCTGCTAGACATGCAGAAAACATGGTTGATAATTTCTGGAACCATA TAAGAATAAGTTCAAGTCCAGCAGATGCAGCAATGGCAAGAATTGTTCAAGGAACAAGGGCACTCACAAATGGAGGATCTGACAAACTGTTTCAACAAACATTTGGGTTTGTACCAGGAGAGAGGCTATTGAAGCCATTTGCATGCTACATATCAACAACATCTGGACCTGTGATTGGAACACTTTATGTGTCCAATAAAAGAGTTGCATTTTGCAGTGACTATCCAATTTGTCACCATCCCATGTCCTTTCAGCACCATAGATCCTCCTGTATTTACTATAAG GTTGTATTGGAGCTGCCTCAGGTAAGCACAGTGAGCCCTTCCACAAACAGATTCAACCCTTCAGAAAAATACATCCAAATTGTGTCAGTTGATGGTTATGAGTTCTACTTCATGGGGTTTATATCATATGACATGGCTCTCAAGACTCTCAATGAGGCACTGCATCAATTTCACAACTATTCCGGTGGAAATGGAAGGCTTCAGCTACAGTGA